One genomic region from Pyrinomonadaceae bacterium encodes:
- the nuoE gene encoding NADH-quinone oxidoreductase subunit NuoE, with translation MTTELVNIQPLYQPVKMSGEMAVFSPEVEAEIDWHLAKYPSKRSAILPIMFIVQRERGYLDGPGVSYLANRLSLRITDIWEVATFYSMLHTKPIGQYHIQVCKTLSCKLLGADKITEQCSQKLGIKPGETTADGKFSLSLVECLGSCGTAPMFQVNFDFHENLTTEKVDQILDSLP, from the coding sequence ATGACGACCGAGCTAGTTAACATTCAGCCACTCTATCAACCGGTGAAAATGTCCGGCGAGATGGCGGTGTTTTCGCCGGAAGTGGAAGCGGAAATTGATTGGCATCTGGCGAAGTATCCATCGAAACGTTCCGCGATTCTGCCCATCATGTTTATCGTCCAGCGCGAGCGCGGCTATCTGGATGGCCCGGGCGTTTCCTACCTGGCGAATCGGCTCAGTCTGCGCATCACGGACATCTGGGAAGTTGCGACCTTCTATTCGATGCTGCACACGAAGCCAATCGGCCAGTACCACATTCAGGTTTGCAAGACACTCTCGTGCAAGCTGCTTGGCGCGGACAAGATTACCGAACAGTGTTCGCAAAAGCTGGGCATCAAACCCGGTGAGACGACGGCGGATGGAAAGTTTTCATTGTCTTTGGTTGAGTGCCTCGGCTCGTGCGGCACGGCCCCTATGTTCCAGGTGAATTTTGACTTTCACGAGAACCTAACGACTGAGAAGGTTGATCAGATTCTCGATTCATTGCCCTGA
- the nuoD gene encoding NADH dehydrogenase (quinone) subunit D has product MSAVANIPPQFEVVDRPLDSQMTISMGPQHPSTHGVLRLELVLDGESVVKATPDIGYLHTGMEKLFEYRKYQQGIVITDRMDYLNPLGNNLAYVMAIEKLLQIEIPERAQVIRVMMCELQRIASHLVWLATHALDLGAMTVFFYCFREREKIMNLIEAASGGRLTPSYFRVGGLMMDLPAGFDRRVQQFQADLPNALDEFNTLVTGNRIFQKRTQGIGYISAEDATDWGLSGPILRGSGVALDVRRANPYTGYEKYDFEIPVEHDGDVWARYLVRMREMRESHKIVQQALARLKPGPVKADAPKVVLPDREAMKRHMDALIHHFLLVAEGVDVPPGEVYHPIEASKGELGVYIKSTGGPKPARVHFRGPSFVNLSALPHMARGAMIADIVAIIGSLDIVLGEIDR; this is encoded by the coding sequence ATGAGCGCAGTCGCCAACATTCCGCCGCAGTTCGAGGTCGTTGATCGTCCGCTCGACTCGCAGATGACGATCTCGATGGGGCCTCAGCACCCCTCGACGCACGGTGTGCTGCGCCTTGAACTGGTGCTGGACGGCGAAAGTGTAGTCAAAGCCACGCCGGACATCGGCTATCTCCACACCGGCATGGAGAAGCTGTTCGAATATCGCAAATACCAGCAAGGCATCGTCATTACGGACCGGATGGATTATCTGAATCCGCTCGGCAACAACCTCGCGTACGTGATGGCGATCGAGAAGCTTCTGCAAATCGAGATCCCGGAGCGTGCCCAGGTGATTCGCGTGATGATGTGTGAACTTCAGCGTATCGCTTCGCACCTCGTCTGGCTCGCGACGCACGCCCTCGATCTCGGCGCGATGACGGTTTTCTTCTACTGCTTCCGCGAACGCGAAAAGATCATGAATTTGATCGAGGCCGCTTCCGGAGGGCGCCTGACACCGTCATATTTTCGCGTCGGTGGTTTGATGATGGACTTGCCTGCCGGCTTTGACCGGCGCGTCCAGCAGTTCCAGGCCGATCTTCCGAACGCGTTGGACGAATTCAACACGCTGGTCACCGGCAATCGGATTTTTCAGAAACGAACGCAGGGCATCGGGTACATCTCGGCGGAAGATGCGACTGACTGGGGCTTGTCAGGCCCGATTCTACGCGGCAGCGGCGTGGCGTTGGATGTTCGTCGCGCTAATCCGTACACCGGCTATGAAAAATACGATTTCGAAATTCCGGTGGAGCACGATGGCGACGTCTGGGCTCGTTATCTGGTGCGCATGCGCGAGATGCGCGAGTCACACAAGATCGTTCAGCAGGCTTTGGCGCGCCTGAAACCCGGACCCGTGAAAGCCGACGCGCCAAAGGTGGTGCTGCCCGATCGCGAAGCGATGAAGCGGCACATGGATGCGCTGATTCACCACTTCCTTTTAGTCGCCGAAGGCGTGGATGTGCCGCCGGGTGAGGTCTATCACCCGATTGAAGCGTCGAAAGGCGAGCTCGGCGTTTACATTAAATCGACCGGTGGGCCGAAACCTGCGCGCGTGCATTTCCGCGGACCGAGCTTCGTGAATTTGTCGGCGCTACCGCACATGGCGCGCGGCGCGATGATCGCGGACATCGTGGCGATCATCGGATCGTTGGATATTGTTCTGGGCGAAATTGACCGATAG
- a CDS encoding NADH-quinone oxidoreductase subunit C yields MSELQQPEHPHTQTSEPNQNQTPSQIAEALQRDHPEWVGEIINALGETTVIVPREHIIEACSLLKTTPGLDFDLLTDLCGFDRGPEEEPRFEVNYHLFSTTRYHRLRLKVVLHEEDPHVATVTGVWRTANWHERETYDLFGVVFDGHPDLRRILLPEDWQGHALRKDFPLRGYEPYSLT; encoded by the coding sequence ATGTCTGAACTGCAGCAGCCAGAACACCCCCACACGCAAACTTCAGAACCCAACCAGAATCAGACGCCGTCGCAGATTGCGGAGGCGTTGCAACGCGATCATCCCGAATGGGTGGGCGAAATCATCAACGCCCTGGGCGAGACCACCGTCATCGTGCCGCGTGAGCACATAATCGAAGCTTGTAGTCTCCTGAAGACTACGCCGGGTCTCGACTTCGATCTGTTGACCGATTTGTGTGGGTTCGACCGCGGGCCCGAAGAAGAGCCGCGCTTCGAAGTGAACTACCACTTATTCTCGACCACTCGGTATCACCGGCTGCGTTTGAAGGTAGTGTTGCATGAAGAAGATCCGCACGTAGCGACGGTCACCGGCGTCTGGCGCACTGCCAACTGGCACGAACGTGAAACTTACGACTTGTTCGGAGTAGTTTTTGACGGACATCCGGACTTGCGGCGCATCCTGCTGCCTGAAGATTGGCAGGGGCACGCGCTGCGCAAGGATTTTCCGTTGCGAGGATATGAACCGTATTCGCTGACTTAG